cctcctcgaccatgattggatctacaaccacggttattgtggtatccttgtccatggccagtggggattttgggtcttTCTCAATGGGTTTTAGGTGATAAATTTTctgcctcttaaggccatgccttaggcgtggtgatctagacatactcttctcgagttttcattctcatttgtcaatcaaaaatatttttcaagcaaatcaatcaagataaaagaaaaacttttattaatgctatgaaatttgaatgacaaattatatttaaaacaaaacaccaaatcataagtatgaaatcagaatgtcaaaagcttaaacaatagccggccagtccataataacatcttggacgtggctcacatttggttctctattcaatgaataaaccaatctcatcatctatatgagtccacccgaattttcttttcttagcttcttcagcatcaccgtatatcatctcacattgatactcggcacttatctccataacatagtcgagtttgtcgaggttgactttccttttctgcttcttttcctcaagagctgaaaggtatgagagaaggtcgtaataggttgtgaaacctttagccttctgtgataacaacacttcctttgaatggatcgtgtcacgagtcttgcttaacaagtcatagtttgttatcactacaccacatagtttaagactataggtgattctcataagatcaaagtgatagtcatccacggattcataatcctggaacctcagagccttccattctttcatggactcatctagtagtggctcgaagaacatggtgttcaatctcgaccagagatcgtaaggatcgttgatgtaactgcactcatcatacagatccttcacgagatgctttctcattatcaaaacagctctacgcctttcatatgcaagggtatcattgccgtatttgatacacttcccaagtcctttagactttaaatcggctgaagtgttcatcgcccaatcaaggtaattatctccattgagatcaagggctgggtaatccgagtgatggagtctcgacatctgaatcatatcaaaatgatttgtgttagtacatacaatttctgatgccattggctatccaagaaataaaaggcactcggccagtaagtaaacaataaagccatatggcttgtgtgaccaatgccattcggctattacacaattaaatcacattgccagcaaacaaataagagggccatacggccagtttgcattctctttagaaatttactttctcataactcatccatcacttaatcaacttatttgatttataaatcccttgaaaatagtgggatggaagagtgcatggtttagccataccatatggtatgctacatcgaTCCATGCGGTTTAAaggtctagtagtaccattcggtacacatcctcgaccaaataaaacggatcgtgatttagctgcactgtggtgcgcatcatccatcaccggtgattgtggatcaccgtggatcatcgaggatcaccgtggatcaccttggatcactgatcatcgtagattatcgcggatcatcgaggatcatcatggatcatagatcaacgcagatcatcgtggatgatcaccgtgaatcatagatgaaaaatctagttgcacctgagggtgaacatcatcgaccattgattttgttttatggtctaatcgtacttaagagtatgtatcatcgacctttacttcatatggtctagtcatacctattggtatgcatcattgacttaaaagaaaatcatggtctagccacactatggtgtgcatcatcgaccaaaagatgtggaaaacattaaccttatgttttgtttggacatatagcgtgtcatccttaaaggggtatcacttgttgtccatacaaaacgaaagtcatgtaatcacatgctttatattttaggatttagggtttcttaaaatcagatttaaactttaaggattagggtttaaaattcaaatctgtttttaggattaggttaaacattgaccttaaattttgtttggacatatagcgtgtcatccttaaaggggtatcacttgttgtccatacaaaactaaagtcatgtaaaactattaaggatttagggttttgattttaaaataaacaagaactaaaatcaaccaaatcaaatcacaaaatttttaaatcggatttaagatgaagagaagtttgaaatccgaattgcttgaaccacaagtaaagattagggttcttgagatcttaccttaatctttgccgatcttttctccttggttcctcttttagaaaccttaaataatcaacaatgaaagtttcaaagttggattagtatgagatctaagaacaatagaaatcgaaattaagagagataaggagttggcggctattagggttttggatgatctttgacggcgcggcttgcactgggaggtgacggcgcgtctggagtcggattgatgcgtggtctgcggcgctggattcgtctcgtcaagagcttcaatttgatatattactcgccgtctggatccttacggttagggagatatgacgGTTTAAAGTTGCGGCTGA
The sequence above is drawn from the Raphanus sativus cultivar WK10039 chromosome 7, ASM80110v3, whole genome shotgun sequence genome and encodes:
- the LOC130497602 gene encoding uncharacterized protein LOC130497602, with product MSRLHHSDYPALDLNGDNYLDWAMNTSADLKSKGLGKCIKYGNDTLAYERRRAVLIMRKHLVKDLYDECSYINDPYDLWSRLNTMFFEPLLDESMKEWKALRFQDYESVDDYHFDLMRITYSLKLCGVVITNYDLLSKTRDTIHSKEVLLSQKAKGFTTYYDLLSYLSALEEKKQKRKVNLDKLDYVMEISAEYQCEMIYGDAEEAKKRKFGWTHIDDEIGLFIE